The segment AggaccgatccgaacccgacctgACCCAAACCTGACCTGACGACCGAATGCCCAGACCTAGTATCAACGTTATGTCACCAACAAGCCCCGAGGCAAAGTTGCAAACACGTTCAAAGACCTCTCCATAGCTCTGCCACCGATACTCCCCAAGATGAAGCTTCTCGAACTTCCTGCCGTCACTAGACGTGACGATCTCCTTGTCTATAAACTCCCTAGTCCCGAGCAACCGGTTGCTCGAGTACTTCTTGCAAGCCTGCTCAAACAAGGCGGCCATAGTCGTGGCTCCCGGCCAGGGAACGTCGACGAGATCGGGACCTCGGGCGTGACGCATCGCGTAACCTTCCTCGCCGCCTACTTTCACCGGAACGCCTCTCTTCTTCCCCTTTTTGGTTCCGGTTAACACGACGGAGAGCAGAATCGGTACTAGTAGAGCTGCGACTCCGCCTGCTATGATCGTGGAGAGTTCGTACTCGCTGGTTTTGGAGTACGATGAAGCCATTGAGGATCTTCCATAACCACCTAGTAGATCCGATGATTGATCGGTAAAAGTCAAAATCGGCAGAttagaaaagacaaaaaaacagaaggattcaaatgaagaaaagaagaatcGTGATTACCTCCGTGAAGAATCGAATTGATCAGAAGTTTC is part of the Raphanus sativus cultivar WK10039 chromosome 5, ASM80110v3, whole genome shotgun sequence genome and harbors:
- the LOC108857757 gene encoding long chain acyl-CoA synthetase 8-like isoform X2 → MASSYSKTSEYELSTIIAGGVAALLVPILLSVVLTGTKKGKKRGVPVKVGGEEGYAMRHARGPDLVDVPWPGATTMAALFEQACKKYSSNRLLGTREFIDKEIVTSSDGRKFEKLHLGEYRWQSYGEVFERVCNFASGLVGDITLILGLGIRSSGQVWVRSGSDRSFQIRVWRIQDPYVLYNKTR
- the LOC108857757 gene encoding long chain acyl-CoA synthetase 8-like isoform X3; translation: MASSYSKTSEYELSTIIAGGVAALLVPILLSVVLTGTKKGKKRGVPVKVGGEEGYAMRHARGPDLVDVPWPGATTMAALFEQACKKYSSNRLLGTREFIDKEIVTSSDGRKFEKLHLGEYRWQSYGEVFERVCNFASGLVGDITLILGLGIRSSDSGLADPRPVCPLQQDSIG
- the LOC108857757 gene encoding long chain acyl-CoA synthetase 8-like isoform X5 — protein: MASSYSKTSEYELSTIIAGGVAALLVPILLSVVLTGTKKGKKRGVPVKVGGEEGYAMRHARGPDLVDVPWPGATTMAALFEQACKKYSSNRLLGTREFIDKEIVTSSDGRKFEKLHLGEYRWQSYGEVFERVCNFASGLVGDITLILDSGLADPRPVCPLQQDSIG
- the LOC108857757 gene encoding long chain acyl-CoA synthetase 8-like isoform X4, with translation MASSYSKTSEYELSTIIAGGVAALLVPILLSVVLTGTKKGKKRGVPVKVGGEEGYAMRHARGPDLVDVPWPGATTMAALFEQACKKYSSNRLLGTREFIDKEIVTSSDGRKFEKLHLGEYRWQSYGEVFERVCNFASGLVGDITLILGLGIRSSGQIRVWRIQDPYVLYNKTR
- the LOC108857757 gene encoding long chain acyl-CoA synthetase 8-like isoform X1, whose protein sequence is MASSYSKTSEYELSTIIAGGVAALLVPILLSVVLTGTKKGKKRGVPVKVGGEEGYAMRHARGPDLVDVPWPGATTMAALFEQACKKYSSNRLLGTREFIDKEIVTSSDGRKFEKLHLGEYRWQSYGEVFERVCNFASGLVGDITLILGLGIRSSGQVWVRFGSGGSKTRMSSTTRLDRVICSDRFLPGAVFWVGFGSSFRIRVKCTDLIDTRVAIFSDTRAEWFIRD